The following proteins are co-located in the Brevibacillus laterosporus DSM 25 genome:
- the ymfI gene encoding elongation factor P 5-aminopentanone reductase, whose translation MEDKQVWALVTGASGEIGQAIARKLADESIPLYLHYNTQIDKINLLLSYCESKNVPAIALQADLSQPDAVTTMFTQMPVKPLYIINNASIDHVGLLSEVSPELFDELVRVNMGSCFFVSQHGLPAMLQARFGRIVTISSIWGETGAACEVLYSMTKGAILSFTKALAKEVALNHITVNAVSPGAVSGGMMDRFTLEDREAVCEEIPMGRLGRPEEVAVAVSFLLQKEAEYITGQTISVNGGWHT comes from the coding sequence ATGGAAGACAAGCAAGTATGGGCGTTGGTTACGGGAGCTTCCGGTGAAATTGGGCAAGCTATTGCCAGAAAGCTAGCAGACGAATCAATCCCACTATATCTTCATTACAACACACAGATAGACAAAATAAATTTGCTGTTATCGTATTGTGAAAGCAAAAATGTGCCAGCGATTGCTTTGCAGGCTGATTTATCTCAACCAGATGCAGTCACCACTATGTTTACTCAAATGCCAGTGAAGCCACTCTATATCATTAATAATGCTTCGATTGATCACGTGGGCTTACTAAGCGAGGTTAGCCCAGAGTTATTTGATGAATTGGTTCGAGTTAACATGGGCTCTTGCTTTTTTGTATCACAGCACGGATTACCTGCGATGCTACAGGCTAGATTTGGGCGAATTGTTACCATCTCCTCCATTTGGGGAGAGACAGGTGCAGCGTGTGAGGTCCTGTATTCTATGACAAAAGGTGCCATTCTTAGTTTTACGAAAGCTTTGGCCAAAGAAGTAGCCCTTAACCATATTACAGTCAATGCAGTATCACCAGGTGCTGTTTCAGGTGGGATGATGGATCGATTTACCTTAGAGGATAGGGAAGCTGTATGTGAAGAAATTCCGATGGGACGACTTGGACGACCAGAGGAAGTAGCTGTCGCAGTTTCGTTCTTATTACAAAAAGAAGCCGAATATATTACTGGCCAAACCATCTCTGTTAATGGTGGATGGCATACCTAA
- the rimO gene encoding 30S ribosomal protein S12 methylthiotransferase RimO has protein sequence MTEKTTPREKVAIVTLGCEKNLVDSDMMAHLIDEKGYELVDNPDDATVVIVNTCGFIDAAKEESVNKILDMAELKESGKLKSLVVAGCLTQRYKEDLLHEIPEVDGIVGTGDFMSIINVIEDTLIGKRTSLIGNPVFNYEQVVKRKVKEGTYTTYTKIAEGCDNNCTFCSIPLMRGKFRSRSIESIVEEATYLATKGIVEISLIAQDSTNYGMDLYGKLMLPELLNRLSEIDGIEWVRLHYAYPGFFTDELIETFAKNPKVCKYIDMPLQHSEDGILKRMRRPGRQTDIRKLVAKIRAEVPDVALRTSLIVGFPGETEEDFLKLCDFVKDIKFDRLGVFTYSNEDDTPATRLPDQIDEDVKEKRANILMEIQREIANEKNGQYVGKVLDVLVERYEGRNNIYVGRTQYDAPEIDGEVFISNYQGELGKIVKVRITHSYDYDLAGEVI, from the coding sequence ATGACCGAAAAGACAACACCCCGTGAAAAGGTTGCCATAGTGACCTTGGGTTGTGAGAAGAACTTGGTTGATTCAGATATGATGGCACATCTGATTGATGAGAAGGGTTATGAGCTAGTTGATAATCCAGATGACGCAACAGTCGTTATCGTGAATACCTGTGGATTCATCGATGCTGCAAAAGAAGAATCCGTGAACAAGATTTTAGACATGGCCGAGTTAAAAGAGAGCGGAAAATTAAAGTCGTTGGTAGTAGCTGGCTGTTTAACCCAACGCTATAAAGAAGATTTATTACATGAGATCCCTGAAGTGGATGGTATTGTTGGAACCGGCGATTTCATGTCCATTATTAACGTGATTGAAGATACACTAATTGGTAAGCGTACAAGCCTGATCGGAAATCCGGTGTTTAACTACGAGCAAGTTGTTAAACGGAAGGTAAAAGAGGGAACTTATACGACATATACCAAAATTGCAGAAGGCTGCGATAACAATTGCACATTCTGTAGTATCCCACTCATGCGCGGTAAATTTCGCAGTCGTTCAATAGAATCTATCGTAGAGGAAGCGACATATCTGGCAACGAAAGGCATTGTAGAAATTTCGTTGATTGCCCAGGACTCAACCAACTACGGTATGGATTTATATGGCAAGCTAATGTTGCCTGAGCTTTTGAACAGACTGTCTGAAATAGACGGTATTGAGTGGGTTCGACTACACTATGCATATCCAGGGTTCTTTACAGATGAGCTAATTGAAACGTTTGCTAAAAACCCGAAAGTTTGTAAGTATATTGATATGCCTTTGCAACACTCAGAGGACGGTATTCTGAAACGAATGCGCCGTCCGGGACGTCAAACTGATATTCGTAAGCTTGTTGCCAAAATCCGCGCTGAAGTACCGGATGTAGCTTTGAGGACCTCTTTAATTGTTGGTTTCCCAGGTGAAACAGAGGAGGACTTCTTGAAGCTGTGTGATTTTGTGAAAGACATTAAGTTTGATCGTCTAGGTGTGTTTACGTATTCAAATGAAGATGATACTCCTGCGACACGCCTGCCTGATCAGATTGATGAAGATGTCAAAGAAAAACGCGCTAACATATTGATGGAAATTCAACGTGAGATTGCTAACGAGAAGAATGGTCAATACGTGGGTAAGGTATTGGATGTCCTAGTAGAGAGATACGAAGGCAGAAACAACATTTACGTAGGCCGTACCCAATACGATGCTCCAGAAATCGATGGGGAAGTCTTTATTTCAAATTATCAAGGAGAACTAGGTAAGATTGTAAAGGTGAGAATTACCCACTCATACGATTATGATCTAGCTGGGGAGGTTATTTAG
- a CDS encoding DUF3243 domain-containing protein, which yields MSVLDNFSDWKGFLSERVQQATQAGMNSDTIHNVAYQIGGYLAEQVDPKNEQERLLKQLWDAGDDEQRRAIASVMVKIVSDGKAE from the coding sequence ATGTCAGTACTTGATAACTTTAGTGATTGGAAAGGGTTTTTATCTGAACGCGTCCAACAAGCTACACAAGCTGGTATGAACTCCGATACCATCCACAATGTAGCATATCAAATCGGTGGATACCTTGCTGAACAGGTAGATCCGAAAAACGAACAAGAGCGTTTACTTAAACAACTATGGGATGCTGGAGATGACGAGCAGCGTCGTGCGATCGCTAGTGTTATGGTTAAAATTGTAAGCGATGGTAAAGCAGAATAG
- a CDS encoding competence/damage-inducible protein A, giving the protein MKAEIIAVGTELLLGQIANTNAQYLSQKLAEVGINVYYHITVGDNYERMLQVIERAKSRSDLIIFTGGLGPTQDDLTKDVVADHLGHKLVTDGKAMANIRDFFERRGIDMTDNNRKQALVIEGSTVFDNDHGMAPGMGITQEGVTYVLLPGPPSEMYPMVENYLMPFLASLGNEHQIFHSRVFRFFGIGESLLEAKLIDLIAGQSNPTIAPYAKEFEVTLRITARATSVEEAESLLLPVEEEIRNRVGEFIYAVGESPLHQVLYEQLLLKQQTISFAESCTGGTVSQLLTSVPGASQVYRGGIVCYSNEMKHQWLDVPLDVLETEGAVSETTARLLAENIRQKMGTTYGVSVTGVAGPESSEGKPVGLVYIGIASEKQPTLVKKVQVAGQRRAIIGRVAKYALYHTLQQLHCND; this is encoded by the coding sequence ATGAAAGCGGAAATTATCGCGGTTGGAACTGAGTTATTACTTGGACAAATTGCTAATACAAACGCACAATACTTATCGCAAAAGTTAGCTGAAGTAGGAATTAATGTTTATTATCACATAACAGTTGGCGATAATTATGAACGAATGCTACAAGTGATAGAACGTGCGAAATCGCGTTCCGATCTCATCATTTTTACCGGAGGGTTGGGCCCTACGCAGGATGATTTGACCAAAGACGTAGTGGCCGACCATCTTGGTCACAAGCTGGTCACGGATGGAAAAGCAATGGCGAATATTCGTGATTTTTTTGAGCGACGCGGTATTGACATGACAGACAACAATCGTAAGCAAGCCCTTGTAATTGAGGGATCGACGGTCTTTGACAATGATCACGGAATGGCACCAGGAATGGGGATTACCCAAGAGGGCGTAACGTATGTCTTGTTGCCTGGTCCCCCAAGCGAAATGTATCCGATGGTGGAAAATTATTTGATGCCATTTTTGGCTTCTTTAGGGAATGAGCATCAAATCTTTCATTCTCGTGTCTTTCGCTTTTTTGGTATCGGAGAATCTTTGTTAGAAGCAAAGCTGATTGACTTAATTGCAGGGCAATCCAACCCGACAATTGCCCCATATGCCAAGGAGTTTGAGGTGACGTTGCGCATAACGGCTCGCGCTACTTCTGTGGAGGAAGCCGAGAGTTTGTTACTTCCTGTCGAAGAAGAGATTCGCAATCGCGTAGGTGAGTTTATATATGCAGTAGGGGAATCTCCGTTGCATCAGGTACTCTATGAGCAACTGCTATTAAAACAGCAGACGATCTCTTTTGCTGAAAGCTGTACAGGGGGCACTGTTTCACAACTGCTTACCTCGGTTCCTGGCGCGTCGCAAGTATATCGAGGGGGTATTGTTTGTTATTCTAACGAAATGAAACATCAATGGCTGGATGTGCCTCTTGACGTCCTAGAGACAGAAGGAGCTGTCAGTGAAACAACGGCTCGGCTTTTAGCTGAGAATATTCGCCAAAAGATGGGCACAACCTATGGCGTTTCTGTTACCGGTGTAGCAGGACCTGAATCTTCCGAGGGAAAACCTGTAGGACTGGTCTATATCGGAATCGCCAGTGAGAAGCAGCCTACTTTGGTAAAAAAGGTGCAGGTTGCGGGACAGCGCAGAGCTATAATTGGACGTGTTGCCAAGTATGCTCTATATCACACCCTCCAGCAGCTGCACTGTAATGACTAA
- a CDS encoding DUF3388 domain-containing protein, whose translation MLTEEKEFFEWYLEYRLIKDRPGLLGDLASILGMLNINIRTINGVQTNTRGMLLSTDDNDKIEALRSLLLKVSNIEINKLRPPTMLDRLAVRHGRYIERDAEDKKTFRFIRDELGILVDFLGELFKKEGHQLIGIRGMPRVGKTESMIAASVSSNKRWTFISSTLLRQTVRSSLTVDEMTANHVYLIDGIVSTMRSTERHHSLLREIMAFPATKVIEHPDIFARETEYKLSDFHYIIELRHHPDEEITYELINTRSFNDFEMT comes from the coding sequence ATGCTCACGGAGGAGAAAGAATTTTTTGAGTGGTATCTAGAATATCGCTTAATTAAGGATCGTCCTGGTCTGCTAGGAGACTTAGCTTCTATTCTGGGGATGCTTAACATCAACATTCGTACAATTAATGGTGTACAAACCAACACGCGAGGAATGTTATTATCCACGGATGACAATGATAAGATTGAAGCCTTACGTAGCTTGTTGTTAAAAGTAAGCAATATTGAAATTAACAAGTTGCGTCCGCCTACCATGCTTGACCGTCTAGCTGTTCGTCATGGACGTTATATTGAACGTGATGCGGAAGATAAAAAAACATTTCGCTTTATCCGTGACGAATTGGGGATTCTGGTTGATTTTCTGGGCGAGCTATTTAAAAAAGAGGGCCATCAATTAATTGGAATTCGCGGAATGCCTCGCGTAGGTAAAACAGAGTCTATGATCGCAGCCAGTGTATCCTCCAATAAGCGTTGGACGTTTATTTCATCAACTTTATTGAGACAAACAGTTCGTAGTTCCTTGACCGTTGATGAAATGACAGCCAATCATGTATATTTGATTGATGGGATCGTCTCAACCATGCGCTCTACGGAACGTCACCACAGCTTGTTGCGTGAGATTATGGCTTTCCCAGCTACTAAAGTCATTGAACACCCTGATATTTTTGCAAGAGAGACAGAGTACAAGCTGTCTGACTTCCATTACATTATTGAGTTGAGACATCATCCTGATGAAGAGATTACATATGAATTAATCAACACGAGAAGTTTTAATGACTTCGAGATGACGTAA
- a CDS encoding RecX family transcriptional regulator, which produces MKTSGVITAVHRDSKRKQVYLIDLDNEFAFEVHEEVFIKYHLMKGTEVDSNFFAEVLRADQENRAYLAAINYLSYRPRSSREVERYLMGKEFSLELAERIVEKCTREGYVNDELFAKKWVEERLRLKPRGAYMLKMELKQKGIAPSLIEKVLGRIEYEQELDAARSLLRGKLARKTAPIDQKTEHKLLQFLLRKGFSHSIVQQVRNEWRTKNWTEEEDEQ; this is translated from the coding sequence ATGAAAACCTCAGGGGTAATCACGGCCGTTCATAGGGATTCTAAACGAAAACAGGTATATTTGATTGATCTGGACAATGAATTTGCATTTGAAGTGCACGAGGAAGTCTTCATTAAGTATCACTTGATGAAAGGGACAGAGGTAGATAGTAATTTTTTCGCAGAGGTATTACGAGCGGATCAAGAGAACAGAGCCTATTTGGCTGCTATCAATTATCTTAGCTATCGTCCACGGAGTTCCAGAGAAGTGGAAAGATATCTAATGGGTAAGGAGTTTTCACTAGAACTAGCGGAACGAATAGTAGAGAAGTGTACGCGAGAAGGGTATGTAAATGATGAGTTGTTTGCTAAAAAATGGGTAGAAGAGAGACTACGTTTGAAACCTCGGGGAGCTTATATGCTAAAGATGGAATTGAAGCAGAAGGGAATTGCCCCAAGTTTGATAGAAAAAGTATTGGGAAGAATAGAATATGAACAGGAGCTAGATGCAGCTCGTTCTTTATTACGAGGAAAATTGGCAAGGAAAACAGCCCCAATCGATCAAAAAACAGAGCATAAGCTCTTACAATTTTTGTTACGGAAAGGTTTTTCGCATTCTATTGTTCAACAGGTAAGAAATGAATGGAGAACAAAAAACTGGACTGAGGAAGAAGATGAGCAGTGA
- the yfmH gene encoding EF-P 5-aminopentanol modification-associated protein YfmH, giving the protein MKTVTFDQLNETLYHEKLPNGLSVYLLPKEGFSKTYAVFTTRYGSNDSHFRLNNQETINVPDGIAHFLEHKLFEKEDRDVFQDFSRNGASYNAFTSFNRTAYLFSSTDKVEENVKILLDFVQEPYFSEASVEKEKGIIGQEIQMYDDNPDWKVYVNLLKAMYQKYPVRIEIAGTIETITPITKDMLYQCYETFYHPSNMVLFVVGGFDKDQIGELIRSNQQTKKFPPAPIIERFFPEEPAEVGEKLVEAHLSVAIPKIYIGFKEAKNQLFGEELLKRELTTKLMLDLLFGNSSSFYQKYYDEGLITEAFDFDYSNETDYGYTILGGDTPDPEKLVSVITQEIKEAKSRGIDEESFQRQKRRRIGLFLRSLNSIEFIANQFTSYKFNGIDLFEIVPTLEKITLEDVQKRMHDHLQESQMAVSIVRSQS; this is encoded by the coding sequence GTGAAAACAGTAACATTTGATCAGTTAAATGAAACACTCTATCATGAAAAACTGCCAAATGGCTTGTCCGTCTATTTGTTACCAAAAGAAGGCTTTAGTAAGACATATGCAGTTTTTACAACCCGTTATGGTTCAAATGATAGTCATTTCCGATTAAATAATCAGGAAACCATCAATGTACCTGATGGCATCGCCCATTTTTTAGAGCATAAGCTATTTGAAAAAGAAGACCGCGATGTTTTTCAGGATTTTTCACGTAACGGTGCTTCTTATAATGCATTTACCAGCTTTAACCGAACAGCGTACCTCTTTTCTTCTACGGATAAAGTAGAGGAGAATGTGAAGATATTGCTTGATTTCGTACAGGAACCATATTTTTCTGAAGCAAGTGTTGAAAAAGAAAAAGGAATTATTGGTCAAGAAATTCAGATGTATGATGACAATCCGGATTGGAAAGTATACGTTAATTTGTTGAAAGCCATGTATCAAAAATATCCGGTACGAATTGAGATTGCTGGAACCATCGAAACCATTACTCCGATCACGAAAGACATGCTATACCAATGCTACGAGACATTTTACCATCCAAGTAATATGGTGTTATTTGTGGTGGGGGGATTTGATAAAGACCAGATAGGTGAATTGATTCGCAGTAATCAACAAACTAAAAAGTTTCCACCAGCCCCTATCATTGAACGCTTTTTTCCAGAGGAACCGGCTGAGGTTGGTGAAAAGCTTGTGGAAGCCCATCTTTCCGTGGCAATTCCGAAGATATACATCGGGTTTAAAGAAGCGAAAAACCAATTATTTGGTGAAGAGCTGTTAAAACGAGAACTAACCACAAAATTGATGCTAGATTTACTTTTTGGAAACAGCTCTAGCTTTTACCAAAAATATTATGATGAAGGACTAATTACTGAAGCCTTTGATTTTGATTACAGCAACGAGACTGATTACGGCTATACCATTCTAGGTGGAGATACTCCTGATCCTGAAAAGCTAGTTAGCGTTATTACACAGGAAATTAAGGAGGCGAAATCGCGAGGAATTGATGAGGAATCGTTCCAACGGCAAAAACGAAGAAGAATCGGGCTGTTCCTACGCTCGCTCAATTCCATTGAATTTATTGCCAATCAGTTTACTAGTTACAAATTTAATGGGATTGATTTGTTTGAGATCGTACCTACTTTAGAAAAAATTACATTAGAGGATGTACAGAAACGTATGCATGATCATCTGCAAGAAAGTCAGATGGCTGTTTCGATCGTGCGTTCACAGTCTTAG
- the pgsA gene encoding CDP-diacylglycerol--glycerol-3-phosphate 3-phosphatidyltransferase: protein MNLANRITLARIFLVPVVMFFLLVEYKFGTFTIGTLTMTYNELIAALVFILAASTDGLDGYIARKRKIVTNLGKFLDPLADKLLVSASLISLVEMQRIEAWVVIVIISREFAVTGLRMIAAAEGKVIAASAWGKIKTWVQIVAIAVLMMNNFPFEFIGIPFDKIAIWAMVLITLWSGYDYFSKNRNVIQYS, encoded by the coding sequence TTGAATCTTGCCAACCGCATCACGCTTGCCAGAATTTTTCTGGTTCCTGTCGTCATGTTTTTTCTACTAGTAGAATACAAATTTGGCACGTTTACCATCGGGACTCTAACTATGACGTACAATGAGCTGATAGCGGCTTTGGTATTCATCTTGGCAGCCAGCACAGATGGTCTAGATGGGTACATTGCCCGTAAGCGGAAGATTGTTACGAATCTGGGCAAATTTTTAGATCCATTAGCGGACAAATTGTTGGTATCGGCTTCGCTTATTTCTCTTGTTGAGATGCAACGAATCGAGGCGTGGGTCGTTATAGTGATTATTAGTCGTGAATTTGCAGTGACAGGACTTCGAATGATTGCAGCGGCAGAAGGAAAGGTCATTGCTGCAAGCGCTTGGGGAAAAATTAAGACCTGGGTGCAAATCGTAGCGATTGCTGTATTAATGATGAATAATTTCCCGTTTGAGTTTATTGGTATACCTTTTGACAAAATCGCGATTTGGGCAATGGTTTTAATTACCCTTTGGTCAGGGTATGACTATTTTTCTAAGAATCGCAATGTCATTCAATATTCGTAA
- a CDS encoding DEAD/DEAH box helicase — MTIFSDLALHKNVLQAIHDMGFEEPSPIQAACIPKILEGGDLIGQAQTGTGKTAAFGIPLAEALNPTNNRIQAIVLTPTRELAIQVAGELVRICKYKKIRTLPIYGGQSISHQIRALRQGVHVVIGTPGRVLDHLRRKTLHLENVKMLVLDEADEMLDMGFIEDIETILSHMKAERQTLLFSATMPPEIKRLAHRYMKNPEIVAVSREEVTAPSIEQVYYKVFERNKRESLCRILDSQDVELGIIFCRTKRGVDELSEALQARGYLADGLHGDLSQAQRDKVMKAFREGTIEFLIATDVAARGIDVGNVSHVINYDIPQDPESYVHRIGRTGRAGRKGIAMTLVTPREMRQLMVIQKQTKASLVTRTVPTLEEIAERKRTQLREQLGSLIVSDSTNSMYQEIVEELMQKHEPAKVAAAALHLAFHTDPSGNDEEEGYNFGETGAARGMVRFFLNVGRNVNMKPQDLVREISESVGIPGKSVGRIDIFENFTFVEVPEDVAPFVYEALRQTRINGKRINLEPAKPRTRKS; from the coding sequence ATGACGATTTTTTCAGATTTAGCTTTACATAAAAATGTGTTGCAAGCTATTCATGATATGGGCTTTGAAGAACCATCACCAATTCAAGCGGCTTGCATCCCCAAGATATTAGAGGGTGGCGACCTGATCGGACAGGCTCAAACAGGAACAGGGAAAACTGCTGCGTTTGGGATTCCACTAGCCGAGGCCTTAAACCCTACTAACAATCGGATACAGGCGATTGTGTTGACTCCAACTCGTGAACTTGCCATACAGGTGGCAGGAGAATTGGTGAGAATATGTAAATACAAAAAAATTCGCACCCTTCCCATCTATGGTGGTCAATCGATTAGTCATCAGATTCGTGCGCTTCGACAAGGCGTGCATGTGGTGATCGGTACTCCTGGGCGTGTTTTGGACCATTTGCGTCGTAAAACGCTCCATCTTGAAAATGTAAAAATGCTTGTTCTCGATGAAGCAGATGAAATGCTGGATATGGGTTTTATTGAAGATATCGAGACCATTCTTAGTCACATGAAAGCTGAACGTCAAACCTTGCTTTTCTCAGCAACGATGCCTCCTGAAATCAAGCGATTAGCTCATCGCTACATGAAAAATCCCGAGATTGTGGCTGTCAGTCGTGAAGAAGTCACAGCACCTTCTATTGAACAAGTGTATTATAAAGTTTTTGAACGTAATAAACGGGAGAGCTTATGCCGGATTCTCGATAGTCAGGATGTAGAGCTTGGTATCATTTTCTGTAGGACAAAGCGTGGAGTAGACGAATTAAGCGAAGCCTTGCAAGCACGAGGTTATTTGGCAGATGGATTACATGGTGACTTATCGCAAGCACAGCGCGATAAAGTGATGAAGGCTTTCCGGGAAGGTACTATTGAGTTCTTGATTGCTACAGATGTAGCAGCTCGTGGTATTGATGTAGGTAACGTATCACATGTTATTAATTATGATATTCCACAAGATCCGGAAAGCTACGTGCATCGAATTGGTCGTACAGGACGGGCTGGACGTAAGGGAATTGCCATGACACTAGTTACTCCACGAGAGATGCGTCAACTGATGGTAATTCAAAAACAGACTAAAGCATCTCTGGTTACTCGCACTGTGCCTACCTTGGAAGAGATTGCTGAGCGTAAACGTACCCAATTACGTGAACAACTAGGTTCGTTGATTGTAAGTGATTCTACGAACAGTATGTATCAAGAAATTGTTGAAGAGTTAATGCAGAAGCATGAACCGGCTAAAGTTGCCGCGGCAGCCCTACATCTTGCATTTCATACTGATCCAAGTGGAAATGATGAGGAAGAAGGGTACAACTTTGGTGAGACGGGTGCAGCTAGAGGAATGGTGCGTTTCTTCCTAAATGTAGGACGAAATGTTAACATGAAGCCTCAAGATCTTGTACGGGAGATTTCCGAATCGGTGGGCATTCCGGGAAAATCAGTCGGACGGATTGATATTTTTGAAAACTTCACCTTTGTAGAAGTTCCAGAAGATGTTGCTCCGTTTGTTTATGAAGCGTTAAGACAGACGCGCATCAACGGTAAACGTATTAATCTGGAGCCTGCTAAACCGCGAACACGAAAATCATAA
- a CDS encoding helix-turn-helix domain-containing protein: protein MSELGQVLKRAREEKGISLNDIQKMTKIQTRYLEAIERGDFHMLPGHFYARAFIKSYAEAVGLDPNQIVEHYQADLPSQPPQEQVERLQRRHVVQRRSPFQTGSWVAPTLLTLFIILVLGVAYMALVNRDSTPPIVQKPAEGIIDTTQGGGGVPTPNQTPGQGQVPTTPETATPPATTTPPDVTMPDVNMPETDGAAGTLTFESQQGKYYNYKVGNTDKISVTIKATHGACWVQVRDKDQGKKLFESTLKKGEEKTIEAQDTAFLHVGFSPAVEIIVNQVPITMSDIKAQTAKFNFTLQKEEVPVQ from the coding sequence GTGTCTGAGCTCGGCCAAGTATTGAAGAGAGCAAGAGAAGAAAAAGGAATCTCGCTCAATGATATACAAAAAATGACAAAAATCCAAACCAGATATTTAGAAGCGATTGAGCGGGGAGATTTTCACATGTTGCCCGGCCACTTTTATGCAAGAGCTTTTATCAAAAGCTATGCGGAAGCGGTAGGATTGGATCCTAATCAGATCGTAGAGCATTACCAGGCCGACTTGCCATCCCAACCTCCACAAGAACAGGTGGAACGACTACAACGACGTCATGTGGTTCAAAGGCGATCACCTTTTCAAACCGGTAGCTGGGTAGCTCCTACTTTGTTAACTCTATTTATCATCTTAGTTCTTGGTGTTGCTTACATGGCACTAGTGAATCGGGATAGCACACCACCTATTGTTCAAAAGCCTGCTGAAGGTATCATTGATACCACACAAGGTGGAGGAGGAGTTCCTACTCCGAATCAAACACCGGGTCAGGGACAGGTTCCAACTACTCCTGAAACAGCTACTCCGCCAGCAACTACAACACCACCAGATGTTACTATGCCTGATGTGAATATGCCTGAGACTGATGGGGCTGCTGGTACACTTACTTTTGAATCCCAACAAGGAAAGTATTACAATTATAAGGTTGGTAATACGGATAAAATCTCAGTGACGATTAAAGCAACCCATGGTGCTTGTTGGGTACAGGTCCGAGATAAAGATCAAGGTAAAAAACTATTTGAGTCTACCCTTAAAAAAGGTGAAGAAAAAACCATAGAGGCACAAGATACTGCTTTTCTACATGTAGGTTTCTCACCTGCAGTTGAAATAATAGTTAATCAGGTTCCAATTACGATGAGTGATATTAAAGCACAAACGGCTAAGTTTAATTTCACTTTGCAAAAGGAAGAAGTGCCGGTACAATAG
- the recA gene encoding recombinase RecA: MSDRRAALESALRQIEKQFGKGSIMKMGEMAHSQVSTVSTGALALDIALGVGGFPRGRIIEIYGPESSGKTTVALHAIAEVQKQGGQAAFIDAEHALDPVYAAKLGVNIEELLLSQPDTGEQALEIAEALVRSGAVDIIVVDSVAALVPKAEIEGEMGDSHVGLQARLMSQALRKLSGAINKSKTITIFINQLREKVGVMFGNPETTPGGRALKFYASVRLDVRKAEGIKQGNDVVGTKTKIKVVKNKVAPPFKVAEVDIMYGEGISREGSILDIGAELDIVAKSGAWYAFNDERLGQGRENAKQFLKENPAIAAQIDQKIREYYSLNPNSIPEGEAVLDPEQEEEPTFDLE; the protein is encoded by the coding sequence TTGTCAGATCGTCGCGCTGCGCTAGAGAGTGCTTTAAGACAAATAGAAAAACAGTTCGGGAAAGGCTCCATCATGAAGATGGGGGAAATGGCACATTCACAGGTTTCTACTGTTTCAACAGGAGCCTTAGCTCTTGATATCGCACTTGGTGTCGGCGGTTTCCCACGTGGTCGTATTATTGAGATTTATGGACCAGAATCCTCTGGTAAAACGACGGTTGCGCTTCATGCCATTGCAGAGGTACAGAAGCAAGGTGGACAAGCAGCCTTTATTGATGCAGAGCATGCCTTAGACCCTGTTTATGCTGCTAAATTGGGTGTTAACATAGAAGAATTACTTTTATCCCAACCAGATACAGGAGAACAAGCATTAGAAATTGCGGAAGCTCTCGTACGCTCTGGCGCTGTAGATATTATCGTAGTAGACTCCGTAGCGGCTTTGGTTCCAAAAGCTGAGATTGAAGGAGAAATGGGAGACTCTCACGTTGGTCTACAAGCTCGTTTGATGTCTCAAGCTTTACGTAAGCTTTCTGGAGCTATCAACAAATCCAAAACGATTACGATCTTCATTAACCAGTTGCGTGAAAAAGTGGGTGTTATGTTTGGTAACCCAGAAACTACTCCTGGTGGACGAGCTTTGAAGTTCTATGCTAGTGTACGTCTAGATGTACGTAAAGCAGAGGGTATTAAACAAGGCAATGATGTAGTAGGTACGAAGACTAAAATTAAAGTTGTAAAAAATAAAGTGGCTCCTCCGTTTAAAGTAGCCGAAGTAGATATTATGTATGGAGAAGGTATTTCTAGAGAAGGAAGTATTCTGGATATTGGAGCTGAGCTGGACATTGTTGCAAAAAGCGGTGCTTGGTATGCATTTAATGATGAACGATTAGGTCAAGGTCGTGAAAATGCAAAACAGTTCTTGAAAGAGAACCCAGCTATTGCGGCTCAGATTGACCAAAAAATTCGAGAATATTACAGCCTGAATCCTAATTCCATCCCAGAGGGAGAAGCGGTTCTCGATCCAGAGCAGGAGGAAGAACCAACTTTTGATTTAGAGTAG